In Desulfobulbus oralis, one DNA window encodes the following:
- the creB gene encoding two-component system response regulator CreB — translation MSAHIFIVDDEPAIADAIQYALETEGFATSRYPDGRSVLADMERRPDLILLDVGLPDMSGFEVCSAIRRASDVPVIFLTARGHEIDRVVGLELGGDDYIVKPFSPREVSARVRAVLRRAGRSLPVKTAVSGTWAVDEERRRISYCGQALELSRYEYEILKTLLRRPGRVFSREQLMELIWDSPDTSLERTVDAHIKNIRAKLRRIAPEREAIVTHRGSGYALREEP, via the coding sequence ATGTCCGCTCATATCTTCATTGTGGATGACGAACCGGCCATTGCCGACGCCATCCAGTACGCCCTGGAAACCGAAGGCTTCGCCACCTCCCGCTACCCCGACGGCCGCTCCGTGCTGGCGGACATGGAGCGCAGGCCGGACCTGATCCTTCTGGATGTGGGTCTGCCGGACATGAGCGGTTTCGAGGTCTGTTCGGCCATCCGGCGGGCAAGCGATGTGCCGGTCATCTTCCTCACCGCCCGGGGCCATGAGATCGACCGGGTGGTGGGGCTTGAACTCGGCGGGGACGACTACATCGTCAAGCCCTTCAGCCCGCGCGAGGTCTCGGCCCGGGTCAGGGCCGTGCTGCGCCGGGCGGGCAGGTCCCTGCCGGTGAAAACCGCGGTCTCCGGCACCTGGGCCGTGGACGAGGAACGCCGGCGAATCAGCTACTGCGGTCAGGCCCTGGAGCTTTCCCGTTATGAGTACGAGATTCTGAAAACCCTGCTGCGCCGACCGGGCCGGGTCTTTTCCAGGGAACAGCTCATGGAGCTGATCTGGGATTCGCCGGACACCAGCCTGGAGCGCACCGTGGACGCCCATATCAAAAACATCCGTGCCAAGCTGCGCCGGATCGCGCCGGAACGGGAGGCCATCGTCACCCATCGGGGCAGCGGTTATGCCCTGCGGGAGGAGCCGTGA
- a CDS encoding PepSY domain-containing protein, with the protein MKKTLIAGLAASTLVLTLAGVGPALADSGRHQPINGSIRVDRQLETEYPAMAKISIEQAMAAALNSAPGTVLSVELDDEDRFLVYEVKIVGADKTITTKVTVDAGDGRILATKRERAER; encoded by the coding sequence ATGAAAAAAACATTGATCGCAGGCCTTGCCGCCAGCACCCTGGTGCTGACTCTGGCCGGCGTCGGGCCTGCTCTGGCCGATTCCGGGCGACACCAGCCCATCAACGGCAGCATCCGCGTCGACAGGCAGCTCGAAACGGAATATCCGGCCATGGCCAAGATTTCCATCGAGCAGGCCATGGCCGCGGCCCTGAACAGCGCGCCGGGCACGGTGCTGAGTGTGGAACTCGATGATGAAGACAGGTTTCTGGTCTACGAAGTCAAGATAGTTGGCGCTGACAAAACGATCACCACCAAGGTGACGGTGGACGCCGGAGACGGCCGGATACTGGCCACGAAGCGTGAACGGGCGGAGCGCTAG
- a CDS encoding insulinase family protein, translating to MSDVDWREGALCSGFRLERRERLDEIDSEVFLLTHEVLGCRALAIKNEDPNKTFCISFRTVPQDSTGVAHIIEHSVLMGSKKYPVRDVFGEIHKGGLLTFLNAMTGADSTYYPFATRNLHEYFSIMDVYCDVVLHPLLARSTFAQEGWHLHLEDEAGALQFRGVVFNEMKGAFADPLRALVHDVFKGLLPGSTYAHESGGDPARIPDLSYEAFCRFHAAHYHPSNCTLFFYGNAALERELACVQEHYLAAYDRAGQRALCLEGEPPKAPLVMRDTYPLGTDDTKGKTFLATASVVGRAGEREENLAFEILANILFNSDASPLKNAIVGSGLGKDFGGLYMADAGQSTLMLAYLIGSDADRAEAFFARYHEALAGIADRGLGHDLVLSELNSFEFRIREEMNKPQRGLHLILRAQEAMKQGLSPFDVLGVNTLLAAVREKALSGRFLEELLRTRLLDNPATMHLVLAPDPEGMAAAGRAEQARLDRIGASLDQRGRQALVQETRALARLQATVPTAAELAHLPRLTLADLERRPALHVVREAELLGRPLLVSELDSSGVVYFDLGFDCRGLHFEDLLYLDLFGVIVTELGTGSKDYRQFATERNLYTGGFDHSFQAYVQAGRPNEVRPILWLHVKALAAFLPRAVGLLAEVLAGVDFSDHRRIEEIVHREFAWAEQNAQSEGYGLAAQRAFAQLGRSGRYGDAVQGMSAYLQLKRLAADYATLEGEFLAALARIKAALFRRPGLICSITAQAADIARFVAQGPEMLASLALEAAPAVLPEFPQFPAAEAFCVSSEIVFNIQACRLFPDPLRYEGSFEVLKTWLSRDYLWNTVRQEGGAYGCFVQFSHVSGNCGLVSYRDPQVAKTYRVYAELPKVIEGLTLSRPALEQLIIGAYASVNPHQGPAGQGAAARNRYLSGVTAEFLGARIDSILGTDLAGLRAYATLFAEALQGGAFRVSIGNADKIRQAGELFARTTAL from the coding sequence ATGAGTGATGTTGATTGGCGCGAAGGCGCTCTTTGCAGCGGCTTCCGGCTGGAACGCCGGGAGCGGCTGGATGAAATTGATTCCGAAGTTTTTCTTTTGACCCACGAGGTTCTGGGCTGCAGGGCCCTGGCCATCAAAAACGAGGACCCGAACAAGACCTTCTGTATTTCCTTCCGTACCGTGCCGCAGGATTCCACCGGCGTGGCCCACATTATCGAGCATTCGGTGCTCATGGGCTCGAAAAAATATCCGGTGCGCGATGTGTTCGGCGAAATCCACAAGGGCGGCCTGCTGACCTTTCTGAATGCCATGACCGGCGCGGACAGCACCTACTACCCCTTTGCCACCCGCAACCTGCACGAGTATTTCAGCATCATGGACGTGTACTGCGACGTGGTGCTGCATCCGCTGCTGGCGCGCAGCACCTTTGCCCAGGAGGGCTGGCACCTGCATCTGGAGGATGAGGCCGGGGCGCTCCAGTTTCGCGGCGTGGTCTTCAATGAAATGAAGGGCGCTTTTGCCGATCCGCTCCGGGCGCTGGTGCACGACGTGTTCAAGGGCCTTTTGCCCGGCTCCACCTATGCCCACGAGTCCGGCGGCGATCCGGCCCGCATTCCGGACCTGAGCTACGAGGCCTTTTGCCGCTTCCACGCGGCACACTATCACCCCTCCAACTGCACGCTCTTTTTTTACGGCAACGCCGCCCTGGAGCGCGAGCTGGCCTGTGTGCAGGAGCACTATCTGGCAGCCTATGACCGGGCGGGTCAAAGGGCCCTGTGCCTCGAGGGCGAGCCGCCGAAAGCGCCTCTTGTCATGCGCGACACCTATCCGCTGGGCACGGACGACACGAAGGGCAAAACCTTTCTCGCCACAGCCTCGGTCGTGGGTCGGGCCGGCGAGCGGGAGGAGAATCTGGCCTTCGAGATTCTGGCCAACATTCTCTTCAATTCGGATGCCTCGCCACTCAAGAACGCGATTGTGGGCAGCGGGCTGGGCAAGGATTTCGGCGGCCTGTACATGGCCGACGCGGGCCAGTCCACCCTGATGCTGGCCTATCTGATCGGCTCGGACGCGGACAGGGCGGAGGCCTTTTTCGCCCGCTATCACGAGGCGCTGGCGGGCATTGCGGACAGGGGCCTGGGGCACGATCTGGTGCTCTCCGAACTCAACTCCTTCGAGTTCCGGATCCGGGAGGAGATGAACAAGCCGCAGCGCGGGCTGCATCTCATTTTGCGGGCTCAGGAGGCCATGAAACAGGGGCTCTCGCCTTTCGACGTGCTGGGGGTGAATACGCTTCTGGCGGCCGTGCGGGAAAAGGCGCTTTCGGGCCGTTTTCTGGAAGAACTGCTGCGTACGCGTCTTCTGGACAATCCGGCCACCATGCATCTGGTGCTCGCCCCGGACCCGGAGGGCATGGCCGCTGCCGGCAGGGCCGAGCAGGCGCGACTGGACAGGATCGGCGCTTCCCTTGATCAGAGGGGCCGGCAGGCTCTGGTGCAGGAGACCAGGGCGCTGGCGCGGCTGCAGGCCACCGTGCCGACAGCCGCGGAACTGGCCCATCTGCCCAGGCTCACGCTTGCCGATTTGGAACGGCGGCCCGCACTGCACGTGGTGCGGGAAGCGGAACTGCTGGGCCGACCGCTTCTGGTGAGTGAGCTGGACAGCAGCGGCGTCGTGTATTTCGATCTGGGCTTTGACTGCCGGGGGCTTCATTTCGAGGACCTGCTCTACCTGGATCTCTTTGGCGTCATCGTGACCGAGCTGGGCACCGGCAGCAAGGACTACCGCCAGTTCGCAACCGAGCGGAATCTCTATACCGGCGGCTTTGACCACTCCTTTCAGGCCTATGTCCAGGCCGGCCGGCCGAACGAGGTGCGCCCCATCCTGTGGCTGCACGTGAAGGCCCTGGCCGCTTTCCTGCCTAGGGCCGTGGGGCTTTTGGCGGAAGTGCTTGCCGGGGTGGATTTTTCCGACCACCGCCGCATAGAAGAGATCGTGCACCGGGAATTTGCCTGGGCCGAGCAGAACGCCCAGAGCGAGGGCTATGGTCTGGCCGCGCAGCGGGCCTTTGCCCAACTGGGCCGCTCCGGCCGGTATGGCGACGCGGTGCAGGGCATGAGCGCATACCTGCAGTTGAAGAGGCTGGCGGCAGACTACGCGACTCTGGAAGGCGAATTTCTGGCCGCGCTGGCGCGCATCAAGGCAGCGCTCTTCCGGCGGCCCGGTCTGATCTGCAGCATCACCGCCCAGGCTGCCGATATCGCCCGCTTTGTCGCACAGGGGCCGGAGATGCTGGCTTCGCTGGCTCTGGAGGCGGCGCCCGCCGTGCTGCCGGAATTTCCGCAGTTTCCGGCTGCCGAGGCTTTCTGCGTGTCATCGGAGATCGTCTTCAACATTCAGGCATGCCGGCTCTTTCCGGATCCGCTCAGGTACGAGGGCTCGTTCGAGGTGCTGAAGACCTGGCTCTCCCGGGACTATCTGTGGAACACGGTGCGCCAGGAGGGTGGGGCCTATGGCTGCTTCGTGCAGTTCAGTCATGTGAGCGGCAACTGCGGCCTGGTGAGTTACCGCGATCCGCAGGTCGCCAAAACCTATCGGGTCTACGCGGAGTTGCCCAAAGTCATCGAGGGCCTGACACTGTCCCGGCCGGCGTTGGAACAGTTGATTATCGGCGCCTACGCGAGCGTCAACCCGCATCAGGGTCCGGCAGGGCAGGGCGCTGCGGCCCGAAACCGCTATCTTTCCGGCGTGACCGCGGAATTTCTGGGCGCGCGCATCGACAGCATTCTGGGGACTGATCTGGCCGGACTCAGGGCCTATGCCACCCTCTTTGCAGAGGCTTTGCAGGGCGGGGCTTTCCGGGTCAGCATCGGCAATGCGGATAAAATCAGGCAGGCGGGCGAGCTGTTTGCCCGCACCACCGCCCTGTAA
- the creC gene encoding two-component system sensor histidine kinase CreC, whose product MKLGARIFLAYVLLTALCFSYPLSRFFGELRTLFVENVEEVLVDQAHILAALVGGSMETGRFQTGELAAAFTAVHERTFSARIYDFTKTSVDMQVYLTDAAGRIVFDSARPDRAGADYSRWRDVAQTLKGGYGARTTHPDPQRPETSILHVAAPVMVHGRLAGVLTVVKPTTNVNALLEQERPAMLRIWFSAAAVALGLSFLVAQWLTRPVARLTRYAEEVRAGGRAVLPSLGGTELRDMGLALESMREALEGKKYAEHYVQTLTHEIKSPLSAILGAAELLNEDMPAERRAAFLANIRTEAARIQELVERMLELAALENRRELGTRETVPVETLLRGVLEAKAPLLLRRNLTVRADFDGAGGVPGDPFLLHQALANLVQNAIDFSPDRGSLCIRARRGDTWLILDVADEGPGIEAAYADKVFDKFFSLRRPDTGKKSTGLGLNFVREVAQLHGGSVRLENTAPGLRASLVLPLA is encoded by the coding sequence GTGAAACTCGGCGCGCGCATCTTCCTGGCCTACGTGCTGCTGACCGCCCTCTGCTTCAGCTACCCGCTCAGCCGTTTCTTCGGCGAGCTGCGTACGCTGTTCGTGGAGAACGTGGAGGAAGTGCTGGTGGATCAGGCCCATATCCTGGCCGCGCTCGTCGGCGGCTCCATGGAGACCGGCCGCTTCCAGACCGGGGAACTGGCCGCCGCCTTCACCGCAGTGCACGAGCGCACCTTTTCCGCCCGCATCTACGACTTCACCAAGACCAGTGTGGACATGCAGGTGTATCTGACCGACGCGGCCGGGCGCATCGTCTTCGATTCGGCACGGCCCGACAGGGCCGGGGCGGACTATTCCCGCTGGCGGGATGTGGCCCAAACCCTGAAGGGCGGCTATGGGGCACGCACCACCCATCCCGATCCGCAGCGACCCGAAACCTCCATACTGCACGTGGCCGCGCCGGTTATGGTCCATGGCCGGCTGGCCGGCGTGCTCACCGTGGTCAAGCCCACCACCAACGTGAACGCTCTTCTGGAGCAGGAACGTCCGGCCATGCTGCGCATCTGGTTCTCTGCCGCGGCCGTGGCCCTGGGGCTGTCCTTCCTGGTGGCGCAGTGGCTGACCCGGCCCGTGGCACGCCTGACCCGCTACGCCGAAGAGGTGCGCGCCGGCGGCCGGGCCGTGCTGCCATCCCTGGGGGGCACCGAGCTGCGCGACATGGGCCTTGCCCTGGAGAGCATGCGCGAGGCCCTGGAGGGCAAGAAGTATGCGGAGCACTACGTGCAAACCCTGACCCACGAGATCAAAAGCCCGCTGTCGGCCATACTGGGCGCGGCCGAGCTGCTGAACGAGGACATGCCCGCCGAACGCCGTGCCGCCTTTCTGGCCAATATCCGCACCGAAGCCGCCCGCATTCAGGAACTGGTGGAGCGGATGCTGGAGCTGGCCGCCCTGGAAAACCGGCGGGAGCTGGGGACCCGCGAGACCGTGCCCGTTGAGACCCTGCTGCGCGGCGTGCTGGAGGCCAAGGCCCCGCTGCTTCTCCGCCGGAACCTGACGGTGCGTGCCGATTTCGATGGTGCGGGCGGCGTGCCGGGCGATCCCTTTCTCCTCCATCAGGCCCTGGCCAATCTGGTGCAGAACGCCATCGACTTCAGCCCAGACCGCGGCTCTCTCTGCATCAGGGCCCGGCGCGGGGACACGTGGCTGATCCTGGATGTGGCGGATGAAGGCCCGGGCATCGAGGCAGCCTATGCGGACAAGGTCTTCGACAAATTCTTTTCCCTGCGGCGGCCCGACACGGGCAAGAAAAGCACGGGCCTCGGGCTCAACTTCGTGCGCGAGGTGGCGCAACTGCACGGGGGCTCGGTGCGCCTGGAAAATACGGCGCCGGGCCTGCGGGCCAGCCTCGTTCTGCCGCTGGCCTGA
- the xrtK gene encoding exosortase K gives MAEPRCSAAATSSCHPGAGDRPSVPGPGRQAPGAPLFAAALHLTALGLAWALKLYYSRAGADELFWILAPLARLAGLLCGLEFTWAPGAGFVHQARGICIAPACAGVNFLILCFVALHLVFTGAGRLLAPGWRTVLVWAALAPLACTTALLVNALRVAGSVFLYEAAIYSDRFTPALAHELFGICLYLGALMALCAAAKGLLARPGQGVPVLTIACGSYLGMTVLLPLCNGAALRYGSRFLLHAALVSAGLLALAALALAVRQGRKAVWAGKGIRIRRCRMHRHRS, from the coding sequence ATGGCTGAACCCCGCTGTTCGGCAGCTGCCACTTCATCCTGCCACCCGGGAGCCGGGGACCGCCCTTCGGTTCCCGGGCCAGGCAGGCAGGCGCCGGGCGCGCCGCTCTTTGCCGCCGCCCTGCACCTGACCGCCCTGGGTCTGGCCTGGGCCCTGAAACTGTACTACAGCCGGGCCGGAGCCGATGAGCTGTTCTGGATCCTCGCGCCCCTGGCCCGGCTGGCCGGTCTGCTCTGCGGCCTGGAATTCACCTGGGCGCCTGGAGCGGGCTTCGTGCATCAGGCCCGGGGCATCTGCATCGCTCCGGCCTGTGCGGGCGTGAATTTTCTGATTCTGTGCTTTGTGGCGCTGCATCTGGTGTTCACGGGCGCGGGCCGCCTGCTTGCACCCGGATGGCGGACGGTGCTCGTCTGGGCGGCCCTTGCGCCCCTGGCCTGCACCACGGCGCTTCTGGTCAACGCCCTGCGCGTGGCCGGCTCCGTGTTTTTGTATGAGGCTGCCATCTACTCCGACCGCTTCACCCCGGCCCTGGCCCATGAACTCTTCGGCATCTGCCTGTATCTGGGCGCCCTGATGGCACTCTGCGCCGCGGCGAAGGGCCTGCTGGCCCGGCCAGGCCAGGGGGTTCCCGTTTTGACCATTGCCTGCGGCTCCTACCTGGGCATGACCGTGCTTTTGCCCCTGTGCAACGGTGCGGCCCTCCGCTACGGTTCGCGTTTTTTGCTCCATGCCGCCCTGGTGAGCGCCGGCCTGCTGGCGCTGGCCGCCCTGGCGCTGGCTGTGCGTCAGGGGCGGAAGGCTGTATGGGCGGGAAAAGGCATCCGGATCCGCCGCTGCCGGATGCACAGGCACAGATCTTGA